TTTGAGTTTGCCTTGCCGGAGCGAGGGGAGATTCCCCGCGTGGTGGGTGACCTGATGGCTTACTACCGAGAGGAAGGGGCTGTTGTCGACACCAGCTTGCAGGCCAGCCACCCCCTGTCCCTGGCCACGCGAAACGTTCTGGAGTGCTTCAAGGAAAGCTACCGCCACGTGGCCATGGCGCTCAGGGATGACCTGGGCGAGGAAGGGGTGCAGGAAAAAATCCTCCTCGAGCAGATGCGAACCAGCTATCGCACCGGTATGCTGGTAGGCGATACCCAGCGAGTGGAGGGTGGCTCCGCGGTCACTTTTGCAAACGCCTTGAGGCGCTACGAAGAGATGGGGTTTGTGCGCCGCGAGCACCGGGGTCGAGGGGGACGCGAAATATGGATAGAGCGAGGCGACAACTACGGCGCGGTGCAGGAATTGGTTGGTAAACTCGGGCGATCCCTCGAAAAAACACGGGTGGCCGCATGAAAAGCAGGAGTCTGATTTGAACAGTCTTGAAGACAGCGACCTCAGGGAACAGCTCAAGAGCGCTATGAAAGCTGGCGAACCGCTGCGACTGCAGGTAATACGCAGCTTGTTGACGGGGCTGAAAAACCGCTCGATCGAGAAGAAGGGCGAGCCGCTTGACGACAAGGACCGGCTTGCCGTGGCCAGGCGAGAGGCCAAGCAGGCGGCCGAATCGCTGGAGTTCGCCGAGAGATCAGGCCGGGAAGACACCATAGCCAAGGCCAGGAACTTGCTGTCAATGTGCAACGAGTTCCTGCCTTCGCAGATGAACGAGGCCGAGCTCACCGAGGCTGTGCGCGGGATACTTTCGGAAGGAGACGCATCCTCGCTAGGAGACGTAATGAAAGCACTCGGTGCTCGCTATGCCGGTCGCTACGACGGCAAGGCGGCCAGCGTGATTGCGCGCGACCTGCTTGAACAGGCGCATTGACAGCTGGTTTTTCTGTTGGTATTGGACGCGACGTGGCTGACGAACTTCCCATTATCAAGGTGATCAAGGCCGAGCTCGTGGAGCTCGAGCATGAACTCGCAGTGGATCTTCCACGGCAGATCGAAACCGCGCGCGCCCACGGCGATCTCAGTGAAAATGCCGAGTACCACGCAGCCAAGGAGCGGCAAGGCCTCGTTCACGCGCGGGTCGGCATGCTTACGGGCCGTCTCAGCGAGCTCTCCCGTTACGACCTTTCTTCGGTTCCCTCTGATAAAGTAGGCTACGGCAGCCGGGTGACAGTGGCCGAGGTCGACAGTGGTGACGAGCGGGTCTACGAGCTGGTTTTTCCCGAGGAAACCGCCCCTGAAAAAGGCCGTATATCGCTGCAGTCTCCGGTAGGCCAGGCCTTGTTGCACAAGCAAGTCGGCGACGAGGCCGTCGTGCGGTCGCCGTCGGGTAAGCGCACCTACGAAATTCTCGAGTTAGTCACCGTTCACGACCGCAAAGCGGGTTGAATCGACCTCTTTGCCGCTGACGCCCGTCGCAGGCGCAAGCAGCGGGACTAAACCGCCCAAAATGCCATTAAAACGAGCTTGACCTGGGATTGGCGTTTCTTGCGCGGTCGGGGTTGTCGTGTTACACCATGTGGGCTGGGCAGGGGTTGGATACGTGGTGGGGTAGGCTCCAGGGCCTGCCTTTTTTTGTGCGCCGCAAAAGTGGGCGCGCAGGCAGAAGGCCGCGGGATGGCTTGCCGGGCTGGGTGAAAGCCTGGCTCGCGGAAAGAAAAGTTGGAAAGATCAACAGATACTACGAGAGATAAGCTTTGTTCCCTTGCAGGCCCATTGGCGTCTGAAAGGGGGCTCGAGGTTCTCGATGTTGATTTCAGCGGCGAAGCCGGAAGCAGGACCGTGCGCGTTTACCTGGACTCGGTGGAAGAAAATGCTGGGGTTGCGATCGAAGATTGTGCGGCAGTAAGCCGGGCACTTTCCGACCTGCTCGACGTCAACGACGACGTTGTCCGGGGGCAGTTCATGCTCGAGGTTTCTTCGCCCGGTCTCAATCGACCGCTGCGGCTGCCTTCGCATTTTCGGCGGGTTGTCGGCGAGCGAGTAAGAATCACCCTGACGGTGCAGGTCGACGGCAGGCGGCGGATCAAGGGCTCACTCGAGCGAGCGGACGATACGGTGGTGGTTGTCGTAGATGACGACGGTTCGCGCCGGGAGATTTCATACAAGGACATCACCCGGGCCAACTTGGAATACCGATTTGATGAAGCCGGAGCTGCAGATGCCTGAGTATGCAGAGCGGCTCATGCGCGTTCCCGAGGGGAGAACAAAATGGAATTCGACATAAAGCACGCGATAGA
This genomic stretch from Candidatus Binatota bacterium harbors:
- a CDS encoding transcription elongation factor GreA is translated as MIKVIKAELVELEHELAVDLPRQIETARAHGDLSENAEYHAAKERQGLVHARVGMLTGRLSELSRYDLSSVPSDKVGYGSRVTVAEVDSGDERVYELVFPEETAPEKGRISLQSPVGQALLHKQVGDEAVVRSPSGKRTYEILELVTVHDRKAG
- a CDS encoding ribosome maturation factor RimP, encoding MERSTDTTRDKLCSLAGPLASERGLEVLDVDFSGEAGSRTVRVYLDSVEENAGVAIEDCAAVSRALSDLLDVNDDVVRGQFMLEVSSPGLNRPLRLPSHFRRVVGERVRITLTVQVDGRRRIKGSLERADDTVVVVVDDDGSRREISYKDITRANLEYRFDEAGAADA
- a CDS encoding GatB/YqeY domain-containing protein; the protein is MNSLEDSDLREQLKSAMKAGEPLRLQVIRSLLTGLKNRSIEKKGEPLDDKDRLAVARREAKQAAESLEFAERSGREDTIAKARNLLSMCNEFLPSQMNEAELTEAVRGILSEGDASSLGDVMKALGARYAGRYDGKAASVIARDLLEQAH